The Naumovozyma dairenensis CBS 421 chromosome 1, complete genome genomic interval GCTCTGTTCTTAGATCTTCTGACATCAGCTTCTTCAGCCAAAGCCTTTTCACGTTGAGAATCAGCCTTGGCTTGAATGATATGTTCAACTAAAGCTCTCTTGTGCTTGAAAGCGTTACCCTTAGCTTCCTTGTACAAGACGTGGTACAAATGCTTGTCAATCTTACCAGCATCTCTGTACTTAGCCAAAAGTCTTCTCAAAACACGTAATCTTCTGATCCAGACAACTTGGGAAGGTAAACGAGCTTCTCTGGTACCCTTTCTTTTACCGTAACCAGTGTGACGACCATTTCTCTTAGATAAAGCATGAGCTCTAGTTCTAGATCTGGAGTGGACAGTAACAGCCTTCTTGACGATAGTACCGTTCTTGACCAACTTTCTGATGGCGTTTCTGGAGTTGGCTTGAGCAATTTCAGTGGTTTCGTTTGGGTCTAACCAAACCTTTCCCTTACCAACACCGATGACAGAAGCGGCAAGTCTCTTTTGAGTACGTAAGTTAGCCCTATaacaaaaatgaaaaacaaatatatcatctCAATCAGACAAAAAGATGTGATATATCAGTAAAGATTATAGTTAGTAAAAATTAGGTTCCCCTTACGCTAAGTTGCTATTTGCTGAATTGGCGAGGTTACATCTACGTATGAATTAATAATCTCATAAAATCATTACCAATAGACtgtttttcctttataATTTCATGATTCATCTCACAATTGAAGATCACTCCTTTTCACGACGGAAAAGCAATATGTACTACAATATGCATTAGAGAGCTATATCAATGTTAGATCGTTTACttctttattcattatcttAGATATTGGTTACCActtattttcaaatttttccaGTATCTAATTTTTGGATTCACTTCCACGATCTTTCTGTTTCCTAGAACCTTCGTCTCGTCAATCACATTAAGTTCATTTTTGACATACATTTTTGCTTTGGGTTATTTCTTAGTCACTTTAATCAAATTATAGAGTATATTGAAATAATGACTTTTCAAATCCTTAAtcttttattcaatattggAATATACTGTAAAGTGAAGGTTAAACGCTGAAACTATCTAGCAGAACAGATACAGGAAAGGCAGTTTAGAAGGAGAGTATTCCCCTTCCCTGCCTAAAGGGTCCGTCTACAGGCTTCTTCCCAATACGGAGACGGGAACTCTCATCAGCCAGAGGTTGTCGCCCCGGGCCTTTTCCCACAGGACCTGCTGGCGCCGGAACGCGAAGGTAAATTTCCTCTTTGCAAGGCGCTTAACAACGTGTGGGAAAGTAATTGtaatttgttgaattcaaagaaaCAGGGAAATGTAAGGGTGTAGAAATGTACGGATGGTAAACTGTctaatatttatttcaatCATTTTTGACGACGAAATTCCTCGAGAAACATGTCAAAAAAGATGCATATGACttattaacaaaaaaaaaaggtagAAACATGATTACATGATTATGTAAATAAAACAGCTAGTAGCGCAATATTTCGAAAAAGCGCCTTttattctttgtttttgGTTCTGGAAGTCTCATAAACCGATACGATCACTTCGAGTAATATCTTACTATAGAATGTCTGAAAAATCCCAGTCTAATTTTGccattgatttcttaatgGGTGGTGTTAGTGCTGCAGTTGCCAAGACTGCAGCCTCACCAATTGAAAGAgtcaaattattaattcaaaatcaaaatgaaatgattaaACAAGGTACTTTAGATCATAAATACTCTGGTATTGTTGATTGCTTTAAGAGAACAGCTAAACAAGAAGGTATCATTTCATTCTGGAGAGGTAATACTGCAAATGTCATCAGATATTTCCCAACCCAAGCTTTAAATTTTGCCTTCAAAGATAGAATCAAATTAATGTTTGGGTTTAAGAAAGAGGATGGGTATGGTAAATGGTTCGCCGGTAATTTGGCCTCTGGTGGTATGGCTGGGGGTCTTTCTTTACTTTTCGTTTATTCTTTAGATTTTGCTAGAACTAGATTAGCAGCTGAttctaaatcatctaaGAAAGGTGGTGCAAGACAATTCAATGGGTTGATTGATGTTTACAAGAAAACTTTGAAATCAGATGGTGTTGCTGGTTTATACCGTGGGTTCTTACCATCTGTTGTTGGTATCGTTGTTTACAGAGGTTTATACTTTGGTCTTTATGATTCCGTCAAACCTTTACTTCTAACTGGTTCTCTGGAAGGTTCATTCTTAGCATCCTTCTTGCTAGGTTGGGTCGTTACAACTGGTGCATCTACTGCATCTTATCCATTAGATACtgttagaagaagaatgatgatgacCTCGGGACAAGCTGTTAAATATAACGGTGCCTTTGATTGTTTTAAGAAGATTGTAGCTGCAGAAGGTGTTGCTTCATTATTCAAAGGTTGTGGTGCTAATATCTTAAGAGGTGTCGCAGGTGCTGGTGTTATCTCCATGTATGATCAATTACAAATGATCTTATTCGgtaaaaaattcaaatgagATATTTTAACGTGaatcaatgaataaatcataacaaaataaaacatcaaaattttaataatattatcgCTATACGTATATAGTTTCAAGTTACATATTGTTCTGtttatattaattatttcttaaaaaagaataaaaagtAAGTCGAAGGTTTGTTTTCTGACAAGGAGACAGTGCCTgcaattaaaaaaaattaacaCGACGATTCATTTAACGTAaaacattatatattatatacatGGCTGAACTGATAATAACCGTTTCGAGACGGAGAGAAAAATCTACTCGTTCCTTCAAAATTCAAC includes:
- the RPL19A gene encoding 60S ribosomal protein eL19 (similar to Saccharomyces cerevisiae RPL19B (YBL027W) and RPL19A (YBR084C-A); ancestral locus Anc_3.312) produces the protein MANLRTQKRLAASVIGVGKGKVWLDPNETTEIAQANSRNAIRKLVKNGTIVKKAVTVHSRSRTRAHALSKRNGRHTGYGKRKGTREARLPSQVVWIRRLRVLRRLLAKYRDAGKIDKHLYHVLYKEAKGNAFKHKRALVEHIIQAKADSQREKALAEEADVRRSKNRAARERRAQRIIEKREALLKEDA
- the AAC3 gene encoding ADP/ATP carrier protein AAC3 (similar to Saccharomyces cerevisiae PET9 (YBL030C) and AAC3 (YBR085W); ancestral locus Anc_3.316) is translated as MSEKSQSNFAIDFLMGGVSAAVAKTAASPIERVKLLIQNQNEMIKQGTLDHKYSGIVDCFKRTAKQEGIISFWRGNTANVIRYFPTQALNFAFKDRIKLMFGFKKEDGYGKWFAGNLASGGMAGGLSLLFVYSLDFARTRLAADSKSSKKGGARQFNGLIDVYKKTLKSDGVAGLYRGFLPSVVGIVVYRGLYFGLYDSVKPLLLTGSLEGSFLASFLLGWVVTTGASTASYPLDTVRRRMMMTSGQAVKYNGAFDCFKKIVAAEGVASLFKGCGANILRGVAGAGVISMYDQLQMILFGKKFK